A stretch of the Archangium violaceum genome encodes the following:
- a CDS encoding restriction endonuclease, whose translation MLESEGRPLTFLEITEKSIAQNLLSHVGKTPELTMLSRLAAMARRTRDRKVVVTAKDTFALADWALPEDAEALALTGVMEAHPEESLPPLRPAERHPDPRTDNVRVAGRGSERKRRREDEDEAGRGGRRRRFPPMPEVVFEILSESEQSLRPEQILEQARSKELAAEDTTVELLLTALLEDNQRRIDAGRRPQFSFSRETGAVTLERAGAPSEAPPLELQAAFAAALGIPLEDGRPVLPRTGAAATAATPEAQADAALLTTARTAVKDARKAVARALRKRLGELDVGTFEKSVVKMMHALGFRELKVAKRSKEGPLLTARKREGSVELRYAIRMLKGTPSLDRKAVQELRKDLGHYSAQVGLLACAGDVRGDARTEAQATGSLVMLWCGDALGEKFLEAKAAVSVTTVELYDVDDRFFEVAKLEAEEAQKRREERQREKQARSEEGEEAGEETESPRAAATAESEEALAQKRQRREERQREREQRREERRRERQERQAAQGEQQGEAAAGEPGAVAVAPTEAIAPAALSEDEQGEEGDDEGEDDDLEAASAFVGGQAEGGAPGEGAAAGERKRRRRRRRGRRGRGGRSAEGGAPGTPGEAAGAAEGAAVAVAVTSAEVSVTTTEVTVTQAEVSPTAEATPAEASTAEATPAETAPAAEAAPAAEAAPAAETAPAAEAAPAAEPVPSEGLATSGEATRTAAEWQTPFPSVESAAPAEAQRTAAEEYARVAASHAESAAEGARAPSESEPETASGPAPSGGGSPEGGTT comes from the coding sequence GTGTTGGAGAGCGAAGGTCGTCCCCTCACCTTCCTCGAGATCACCGAGAAGTCGATCGCCCAGAACCTGCTGTCCCACGTGGGTAAGACGCCCGAGCTGACGATGTTGTCGCGGCTCGCGGCGATGGCTCGCCGGACGCGCGATCGCAAGGTGGTCGTCACCGCCAAGGACACCTTCGCTCTCGCCGACTGGGCGTTGCCGGAGGATGCCGAGGCGCTGGCGCTGACGGGGGTGATGGAGGCGCATCCAGAGGAAAGCCTGCCGCCCCTGCGGCCTGCCGAGCGTCACCCGGACCCGCGCACGGACAACGTGAGGGTGGCCGGCCGTGGCAGTGAGCGCAAGCGCCGCCGGGAGGACGAGGATGAGGCGGGCCGTGGAGGCCGCCGTCGCCGCTTCCCGCCCATGCCGGAGGTGGTGTTCGAGATCCTCAGCGAGAGCGAGCAGTCGCTGCGCCCGGAGCAGATCCTCGAGCAGGCGCGCTCCAAGGAGCTGGCCGCCGAGGACACCACGGTGGAGCTGCTGCTCACCGCGCTGTTGGAGGACAACCAGCGCCGCATCGACGCGGGCCGCCGTCCGCAGTTCTCCTTCTCCCGGGAGACGGGGGCGGTGACGCTGGAGCGCGCCGGTGCGCCGAGCGAGGCGCCGCCGCTGGAACTGCAGGCCGCGTTCGCCGCCGCGCTGGGGATTCCGCTGGAGGACGGGCGTCCGGTGTTGCCGAGGACGGGCGCCGCCGCCACCGCCGCGACGCCCGAGGCCCAGGCCGATGCCGCGCTGCTGACGACGGCGCGCACCGCGGTGAAGGACGCGCGCAAGGCCGTGGCGCGGGCGCTGCGCAAGCGCCTGGGCGAGCTGGACGTGGGCACCTTCGAGAAGTCCGTCGTGAAGATGATGCACGCGTTGGGCTTCCGCGAGTTGAAGGTGGCCAAGCGCTCCAAGGAGGGCCCGCTGCTCACCGCCCGCAAGCGCGAGGGCAGCGTGGAGCTGCGCTACGCCATCCGCATGCTCAAGGGCACGCCGTCGCTGGACCGTAAGGCGGTGCAGGAGCTGCGCAAGGACCTCGGCCACTACTCGGCCCAGGTGGGCCTGCTGGCGTGCGCCGGGGACGTGCGGGGCGATGCGCGCACCGAGGCCCAGGCGACCGGCTCGCTGGTGATGCTGTGGTGCGGTGACGCGCTCGGCGAGAAGTTCCTCGAGGCGAAGGCCGCGGTGAGCGTCACCACGGTGGAGCTGTACGACGTGGACGACCGCTTCTTCGAGGTGGCGAAGCTCGAGGCCGAGGAGGCCCAGAAGCGCCGCGAGGAGCGCCAGCGCGAGAAGCAGGCCCGCTCCGAGGAGGGCGAGGAGGCCGGCGAGGAGACGGAGTCCCCGCGTGCCGCCGCGACCGCCGAGAGCGAGGAGGCGCTCGCCCAGAAGCGTCAGCGCCGCGAGGAGCGCCAGCGCGAGCGGGAGCAGCGTCGCGAGGAGCGCCGCCGCGAGAGGCAGGAGCGGCAGGCCGCCCAGGGCGAGCAGCAGGGTGAGGCCGCGGCCGGAGAGCCCGGAGCGGTCGCCGTCGCGCCCACCGAGGCCATCGCGCCCGCGGCGCTTTCCGAGGACGAGCAGGGCGAGGAGGGTGACGACGAGGGCGAGGACGACGATCTGGAGGCCGCGAGCGCCTTCGTCGGAGGCCAGGCCGAGGGGGGTGCTCCGGGTGAGGGCGCCGCCGCGGGTGAGCGCAAGCGCCGCCGCCGTCGCCGCCGGGGCCGTCGCGGTCGGGGTGGCCGGAGTGCCGAGGGCGGCGCTCCGGGGACTCCGGGTGAGGCCGCTGGGGCCGCCGAGGGAGCCGCCGTGGCCGTCGCGGTGACGTCCGCCGAGGTGTCCGTCACGACCACCGAGGTGACCGTCACTCAGGCCGAGGTGTCTCCGACCGCCGAGGCCACCCCCGCCGAGGCCTCCACCGCCGAGGCCACCCCCGCCGAGACCGCTCCGGCCGCCGAGGCCGCTCCGGCCGCCGAGGCCGCTCCGGCCGCCGAGACCGCTCCGGCCGCCGAGGCCGCTCCGGCCGCCGAGCCCGTGCCCTCCGAGGGGCTCGCCACTTCGGGCGAGGCCACCCGGACGGCCGCCGAGTGGCAGACGCCCTTCCCGAGTGTCGAGAGCGCGGCTCCGGCCGAGGCCCAGCGCACCGCCGCGGAGGAGTATGCCCGGGTGGCCGCCAGCCACGCGGAGTCCGCCGCCGAGGGGGCCCGTGCGCCCTCGGAGTCGGAGCCGGAGACCGCCAGTGGGCCTGCTCCCTCGGGGGGCGGCTCGCCGGAAGGTGGGACGACCTGA
- a CDS encoding HEAT repeat domain-containing protein, with protein MKPGLLMTLVALMLGACRSREPRFPVEQLSLKGATVVDNGLLGWAPSDVQELFADTLRARRHFELLEEDDKAKRVKGSWSLTLELPFTREALRDGSAYSFAEVGATLSLERRGAEDDQHYQVVGLGEVRVEAKDAEARRKALREALRRALAQVAEAAELQMLAADREDAALLQDLQSQDERIREFALRVLAERRNPAAAPLLIRQLQDEDPQVVRQAMGALVEMKARAAVPALIDLVKDRESGFVQEVVFAIGELGGTEAEAYLFTVAQGHDQPDVQAAAQQALDTLYAAHKLASPEARGKDRAEH; from the coding sequence ATGAAGCCCGGCCTGCTCATGACCCTCGTGGCATTGATGCTCGGCGCCTGCCGCTCGCGGGAGCCGCGCTTCCCGGTGGAGCAGCTCTCGCTCAAGGGCGCGACGGTGGTCGACAACGGCCTGCTCGGCTGGGCCCCATCGGATGTCCAGGAGCTCTTCGCCGACACGCTGCGCGCCCGCCGCCACTTCGAGCTGCTCGAGGAGGACGACAAGGCGAAGCGCGTGAAGGGCTCCTGGTCCCTCACGCTCGAGCTGCCCTTCACCCGCGAGGCGCTCCGCGACGGCAGCGCGTATTCCTTCGCCGAGGTGGGCGCGACCCTGTCGCTGGAGCGGCGGGGCGCGGAGGACGACCAGCACTACCAGGTGGTGGGCCTGGGCGAGGTGCGGGTGGAGGCGAAGGACGCCGAGGCCCGGCGCAAGGCCCTGCGCGAGGCGCTGCGGCGGGCGCTCGCCCAGGTGGCCGAGGCCGCCGAGCTCCAGATGTTGGCGGCGGATCGCGAGGACGCGGCGCTGCTCCAGGATCTGCAGTCACAGGATGAGCGGATACGCGAGTTCGCGCTGCGCGTGCTCGCCGAGCGGCGCAACCCCGCGGCGGCGCCGCTGCTCATCCGCCAGCTCCAGGACGAGGATCCCCAGGTGGTGCGCCAGGCCATGGGCGCGCTGGTGGAGATGAAGGCGCGGGCCGCCGTTCCCGCGCTCATCGATCTGGTGAAGGACCGGGAGAGCGGCTTCGTGCAGGAGGTCGTCTTCGCCATCGGTGAGCTCGGCGGTACCGAGGCCGAGGCGTACCTCTTCACCGTGGCACAGGGGCATGATCAACCCGACGTCCAGGCCGCGGCCCAGCAGGCGCTCGACACACTCTACGCAGCACACAAGCTCGCCAGTCCGGAGGCGCGCGGCAAGGACCGCGCGGAACACTGA
- a CDS encoding type III pantothenate kinase, whose translation MLLAIDVGNTNTVLGVYDGKRLLDHWRLETSARRTSDEYGILLRQLFLSSGIDPDRVDAVAVSSVVPPLQSNLERMSERYFKTRPMFVGPGVKTGMPILYDNPREVGADRIVNAVAAYDKHHRGLIVVDFGTATTLDTVTPKGEYLGGAICPGIGISMEALFQNASKLPRVELARPPHVVGRNTIHSIQSGLFYGYVGMVDGICARMQAELGFEVRVVATGGLASLVASESKIIHEVDEFLTLEGLRIIYGRNHAS comes from the coding sequence ATGCTTCTCGCCATCGACGTCGGCAACACCAACACCGTTCTCGGGGTGTACGACGGCAAGCGCCTCCTGGACCACTGGCGCCTGGAGACGAGCGCCCGCCGTACCTCGGACGAGTACGGCATCCTGCTGCGCCAGCTCTTCCTCTCGAGTGGCATCGACCCGGACCGGGTGGACGCGGTGGCCGTCTCCAGCGTGGTGCCGCCGCTGCAGTCCAACCTGGAGCGGATGAGCGAGCGCTACTTCAAGACGCGCCCCATGTTCGTCGGGCCCGGTGTGAAGACGGGCATGCCCATCCTCTACGACAACCCGCGCGAGGTGGGCGCCGACCGCATCGTCAACGCGGTGGCCGCCTATGACAAGCACCACCGCGGCCTCATCGTCGTGGACTTCGGAACCGCCACCACGCTGGACACCGTGACGCCGAAGGGCGAGTACCTCGGCGGCGCCATCTGCCCCGGCATCGGCATCTCCATGGAGGCGCTCTTCCAGAATGCCTCCAAGCTGCCCCGGGTGGAGCTCGCCCGGCCTCCGCACGTGGTGGGCCGCAACACCATCCACTCCATCCAGTCCGGCCTCTTCTACGGCTATGTGGGCATGGTGGACGGCATCTGCGCCCGCATGCAGGCGGAGCTCGGCTTCGAGGTGCGGGTGGTGGCCACGGGGGGCCTGGCGTCCCTGGTGGCCAGCGAGTCGAAGATCATCCACGAAGTCGACGAGTTCCTCACGCTCGAGGGCCTGCGCATCATCTACGGAAGGAATCACGCGTCATGA
- a CDS encoding response regulator translates to MSKNILIVESDTALSATLRQALEARGFAVQETTDGKGSVEQIRRDRPELVVLAVDLSAGQNGYLICGKLKKDDDLKTVPIIIIGNPDGFAQHRKLKAHADDYVAKPVDADELVERVGGLIGFPELPAGELVDDGLALGGLDGLGEEPVQGEELAIEGEPLESHGEELALLDNPFGDSLDQPVTGSFEEPVEAPPELSSPEDDFSGLDGLDGSGEDENALDALGLDNEKTVVGYMPPAPAPTPAPVARPAPTPAPAVTRPASVPVATPSAARPTPAAPARPAVSTPAAPAMSAADAAELRNLRARVAELEGALDDARSQASTAETRVQELESELETRTTELETAKASVGKNDSATLALREASNRKDREILRLKTELNQKEQEIVELQDRTLALEQQANGTSEEIARRDAQLKTLQTKADQLMAERRRMEQQLTTVKEEARGATARLTALQAELEQYQAQAAEVEELRARADQLDAELAAARGEADILREEVEAVRAQSSQEADELRKRIAEMEESVARNEDRVARLYTRIKSDEKLREKTKKALAIATQLLEEQPAIDDDEEAVA, encoded by the coding sequence ATGTCCAAGAACATCCTGATCGTCGAAAGTGACACCGCCCTCTCCGCGACCCTGCGCCAGGCCCTGGAGGCCCGGGGCTTCGCGGTGCAGGAGACCACCGACGGCAAGGGCAGTGTCGAGCAGATCCGTCGGGATCGGCCGGAGCTGGTGGTGCTCGCGGTGGACCTGTCGGCGGGCCAGAACGGCTACCTCATCTGCGGCAAGCTGAAGAAGGACGACGATCTCAAGACCGTCCCCATCATCATCATCGGCAACCCGGATGGCTTCGCGCAGCACCGCAAGCTGAAGGCGCACGCGGACGACTACGTGGCCAAGCCGGTGGACGCCGACGAGCTGGTGGAGCGTGTGGGTGGGCTGATCGGCTTCCCGGAGCTGCCCGCGGGGGAGCTCGTCGATGACGGGCTCGCGCTGGGTGGGCTGGATGGGCTCGGCGAGGAGCCGGTGCAGGGCGAGGAGCTCGCCATCGAGGGCGAGCCGCTGGAGAGCCACGGGGAGGAGCTGGCGCTGCTCGACAACCCCTTCGGCGACAGCCTGGATCAGCCCGTGACGGGCAGCTTCGAGGAGCCCGTGGAGGCCCCGCCCGAGCTGAGCTCGCCGGAGGACGACTTCTCCGGACTGGATGGCCTGGACGGTAGCGGCGAGGACGAGAACGCGCTGGACGCGCTGGGCCTGGACAACGAGAAGACGGTGGTGGGTTACATGCCCCCGGCTCCCGCGCCCACGCCGGCTCCCGTGGCCCGCCCCGCTCCCACTCCCGCTCCGGCGGTGACCCGGCCCGCGTCCGTGCCCGTGGCCACCCCGTCGGCGGCCCGCCCCACCCCGGCGGCGCCCGCCCGTCCCGCGGTGAGCACGCCCGCGGCCCCGGCCATGTCCGCGGCGGACGCGGCCGAGCTGCGCAACCTGCGCGCCCGCGTGGCCGAGCTGGAAGGTGCCCTCGACGACGCGCGCAGTCAGGCCAGCACCGCGGAGACGCGGGTGCAGGAGCTGGAGTCCGAGCTCGAGACCAGGACGACGGAGCTGGAGACGGCGAAGGCCTCCGTCGGCAAGAACGACTCGGCCACCCTGGCGCTGCGTGAGGCCTCCAACCGGAAGGATCGGGAGATCCTCCGGCTGAAGACCGAGCTGAACCAGAAGGAGCAGGAGATCGTCGAGCTGCAGGATCGCACGCTCGCGCTGGAGCAGCAGGCCAACGGCACCTCGGAGGAGATCGCCCGGCGGGACGCGCAGCTCAAGACGCTGCAGACGAAGGCGGACCAGCTCATGGCGGAGCGCCGTCGGATGGAGCAGCAGCTCACGACGGTCAAGGAGGAGGCGCGTGGCGCCACGGCCCGCCTGACGGCGCTGCAGGCCGAGCTGGAGCAGTACCAGGCGCAGGCGGCCGAGGTGGAGGAGCTCCGGGCGCGTGCGGATCAGCTCGACGCGGAGCTGGCGGCGGCACGCGGCGAGGCGGACATCCTGCGCGAAGAGGTGGAGGCGGTGAGGGCGCAGTCGAGCCAGGAGGCCGACGAGCTGCGCAAGCGCATCGCCGAGATGGAGGAGTCGGTGGCGCGCAACGAGGACCGGGTGGCGCGGCTCTACACGCGCATCAAGTCCGACGAGAAGCTGCGCGAGAAGACGAAGAAGGCGCTGGCCATCGCCACGCAGCTCCTGGAGGAGCAGCCGGCGATCGACGACGACGAGGAAGCCGTCGCCTGA
- a CDS encoding homoserine dehydrogenase: protein MKEIGIALLGLGNVGLGTYRILNDHAKDIERRLGARVRVRHVLVREVGKSRPEDVPTAIITHDMKTILEDPEVAVVVEVMGGLSPSREYLEQAIASGRHVVTANKALLSTHGEAVFSRALARGVDVYFEGAVCGGIPIIRTLREALASDRVESLTGIVNGTTNFILSAMAGEGASYADALRRAQELGYAEADPTLDVSGMDAAQKLCLLASLAFSARVSPESILVEGITSLTPADISHGREAGYVLKLLAQARRSAEGLDVRVHPAFIPAASPLADVSSAFNAVLLQSAALGASLYSGRGAGALPTGSAVVSDIIDTCRNLLAGVSGRLPLPVAPNVQDVPLLPSGERRGPVYLRFSVSDEPGVLGRIAGVLGEKGVSINSVLQRPPRPEDAHATIVVFTHATREADVSAAVKWIDSLSSTRAPTQLIRIEEGPGVLLASR from the coding sequence ATGAAGGAGATCGGCATCGCGCTGTTGGGGCTGGGCAACGTGGGGTTGGGGACGTATCGCATCCTCAATGATCACGCGAAGGACATCGAGCGGCGCCTGGGCGCGCGGGTGCGTGTGCGCCACGTGCTGGTTCGCGAGGTGGGCAAGTCCCGTCCCGAGGATGTGCCCACCGCGATCATCACCCATGACATGAAGACCATCCTCGAGGATCCGGAGGTGGCCGTCGTCGTGGAGGTGATGGGCGGGCTGAGTCCGTCGCGCGAGTACCTCGAGCAGGCCATCGCCTCGGGCCGCCATGTGGTGACGGCCAACAAGGCGCTGCTGTCCACGCATGGCGAGGCGGTGTTCTCGCGGGCGCTGGCGCGCGGGGTGGACGTGTACTTCGAGGGCGCCGTCTGCGGCGGCATCCCCATCATCCGCACGCTGCGCGAGGCGCTGGCCTCGGATCGGGTGGAGTCGCTCACCGGCATCGTCAACGGCACCACCAACTTCATCCTCTCGGCCATGGCGGGCGAGGGGGCCTCCTACGCGGACGCGCTCCGGCGGGCGCAGGAGCTCGGCTACGCGGAGGCGGATCCCACGCTGGACGTGAGCGGCATGGACGCGGCGCAGAAGCTGTGTCTGCTGGCCTCGCTGGCCTTCTCCGCGCGCGTGTCTCCCGAGTCCATCCTCGTGGAGGGGATTACGAGCCTCACGCCCGCGGACATCTCCCACGGGCGCGAGGCGGGCTATGTGCTCAAGCTGCTCGCCCAGGCGCGCCGGTCCGCCGAGGGCCTGGACGTGCGCGTGCACCCGGCCTTCATCCCCGCCGCCAGTCCCCTGGCGGACGTGAGCAGCGCCTTCAACGCGGTGCTGCTCCAGTCCGCGGCGCTGGGGGCCTCGCTCTACTCGGGTCGGGGCGCCGGAGCCCTGCCCACGGGCAGCGCGGTGGTGTCCGACATCATCGACACCTGCCGCAACCTCCTGGCCGGGGTGTCCGGGCGGCTGCCGTTGCCGGTCGCGCCGAACGTGCAGGACGTGCCCCTGCTGCCCTCTGGCGAGCGCCGCGGGCCCGTCTACCTGCGCTTCTCCGTCAGCGACGAGCCCGGTGTGCTGGGGCGCATCGCCGGCGTGCTGGGTGAGAAGGGGGTGAGCATCAACTCGGTGCTCCAGCGCCCCCCTCGTCCCGAGGATGCCCACGCCACCATCGTCGTCTTCACCCACGCGACGCGCGAGGCGGATGTCAGCGCCGCGGTGAAGTGGATCGACTCGCTGAGCAGCACACGTGCACCCACCCAGCTCATCCGGATCGAGGAGGGTCCGGGAGTGTTGCTTGCCAGCCGGTAG
- a CDS encoding biotin--[acetyl-CoA-carboxylase] ligase: MGVTENAEQTQQELILGFLADGRDEYTSGEALSAKLGLSRTAVWKHVQSLRGKGYRIDAVPARGYRLVDVPDRLSPLELTPLLSTHHVGQAIHFHPSLPSTNEAAFRLAADGAEHGEVVITEQQTAGKGRRGRTWVSPTGLNLYFSVILRPELPPQRAPELTLVAAVALAEALRETEAEALIKWPNDVQLGGRKVAGILTELSAEPERVHFVVLGIGVNLNAGPEDFPPEVAATATSLSQVLGRRVNRALFTAALWGRLEEWLDLHHEVGFDPVRQRWTELSSTLGQEVLVRTDRSELRGVAEDIDVSGALMVRTAEGSLERVLAGDVEQLRPR; encoded by the coding sequence ATGGGTGTCACCGAGAACGCCGAGCAGACACAGCAAGAGCTCATCCTCGGCTTCCTGGCGGACGGGCGAGACGAGTACACCTCGGGAGAGGCGCTCTCCGCCAAGCTGGGCCTGTCGCGCACCGCGGTGTGGAAGCACGTGCAGTCGCTGCGCGGCAAGGGTTACCGCATCGACGCCGTGCCCGCTCGGGGCTATCGGCTGGTGGACGTGCCGGATCGGCTGTCGCCCCTGGAGCTGACGCCGCTGTTGTCCACCCACCACGTCGGGCAGGCCATCCACTTCCACCCGTCGCTGCCATCCACCAACGAGGCCGCCTTCCGGTTGGCCGCGGACGGCGCCGAGCACGGCGAGGTGGTCATCACCGAGCAGCAGACGGCCGGCAAGGGTCGCCGGGGCCGCACGTGGGTGTCGCCCACCGGGCTCAACCTGTACTTCTCCGTCATCCTCCGGCCGGAGCTGCCGCCCCAGCGGGCCCCCGAGCTCACCCTGGTGGCCGCGGTGGCGCTCGCCGAGGCGCTGCGCGAGACGGAAGCCGAGGCGCTCATCAAGTGGCCCAACGACGTGCAACTGGGCGGGCGCAAGGTGGCGGGCATCCTCACCGAGCTATCCGCGGAGCCGGAGCGGGTGCACTTCGTGGTGCTCGGCATCGGCGTGAACCTCAACGCGGGCCCCGAGGATTTCCCGCCCGAGGTGGCCGCCACCGCCACGTCGCTCTCCCAGGTCCTGGGACGGCGCGTCAACCGGGCCCTCTTCACCGCCGCTCTCTGGGGTCGCCTGGAGGAGTGGTTGGACCTGCACCACGAGGTGGGGTTCGATCCGGTGCGCCAACGCTGGACGGAGCTCTCCTCCACGCTCGGTCAGGAAGTGCTGGTGCGTACCGACCGGTCGGAATTGCGTGGTGTGGCTGAAGACATCGACGTGTCGGGTGCACTCATGGTGCGGACGGCGGAGGGCTCGTTGGAAAGGGTGCTCGCCGGGGATGTGGAGCAACTCCGGCCCCGCTAG
- a CDS encoding anti-sigma factor family protein, with protein sequence MTCQELDSILYPYLDGEFQAEERMEVEAHLTGCAECTQRVNEEARLRHSLRRAARHAVEATRAPDALRSRIQLGIHQEQRRATRLWWLRASAAAAVVVVVAGGTWTALQPMRHQRFLEDAARRHAKLLPAEISGASHENVEAWFDGKLDHRVSVPRLPDVKLSGARISNVTDRPAAYISYERKPDNEGKPSRRIGLFVFDDARREVQAPPLPSVQVGSSLGYNVAVWREGEIVYELVSDLDESDIRRMIAEQSAAKAKALPSRPVTPDVAARPVSLQP encoded by the coding sequence ATGACCTGCCAGGAACTCGATTCGATCCTCTACCCGTACCTCGACGGTGAGTTCCAAGCCGAGGAACGTATGGAAGTGGAAGCGCACCTCACTGGCTGTGCCGAGTGCACCCAGCGGGTCAACGAGGAGGCCCGGCTGAGGCATTCGCTGCGCCGGGCCGCGCGACACGCCGTGGAGGCCACCCGGGCTCCGGACGCCCTGCGCTCGCGAATCCAGCTGGGCATCCATCAGGAGCAGCGCCGGGCCACGCGGCTCTGGTGGTTGCGCGCGAGCGCCGCGGCCGCCGTGGTGGTGGTGGTGGCGGGCGGCACGTGGACGGCGCTGCAGCCCATGCGGCACCAGCGCTTCCTGGAGGACGCCGCGCGGCGGCACGCCAAGCTGTTGCCCGCGGAGATCTCCGGCGCCTCGCACGAGAACGTGGAGGCCTGGTTCGACGGCAAGCTGGATCACCGCGTCTCCGTGCCCCGGCTGCCCGATGTGAAGCTGTCCGGCGCGCGCATCTCCAACGTGACGGATCGTCCCGCCGCGTACATCAGCTACGAGCGCAAGCCGGACAACGAGGGCAAGCCGTCCAGGCGCATCGGCCTCTTCGTCTTCGACGACGCCCGGCGCGAGGTGCAGGCCCCTCCCCTGCCCTCCGTACAGGTGGGCTCCAGCCTCGGCTACAACGTGGCCGTGTGGCGCGAGGGGGAGATCGTCTACGAGCTGGTGAGCGATCTCGACGAATCGGACATCCGCCGCATGATCGCCGAGCAGAGCGCCGCCAAGGCGAAGGCCCTGCCCTCCCGCCCGGTGACTCCGGACGTGGCCGCCCGGCCCGTCTCCCTGCAGCCCTGA
- a CDS encoding sigma-70 family RNA polymerase sigma factor: MLDFRQNNRTKAEFEELALAHLDPLYSAALRLTKNERDAEDLVQDTCMRAYRFFDKFERGTNIKAWLFKILTNTFINRYRRKVKERSVVEGVEREAVHERFVSRDATDFAANPEQYFFDRLLSDDVLRAIDALPIDFRLVVILADLQEFSYKEIAEILECPVGTVMSRLFRGRKLLQKTLREYAEGTGVLRQEGNVEGAGTNGAANADSPTSLDEYRRRKKVG; the protein is encoded by the coding sequence ATGCTGGACTTCAGGCAGAACAACCGGACGAAAGCGGAATTCGAGGAGCTGGCCCTGGCCCATCTCGACCCCCTGTACTCCGCGGCCCTGAGGCTGACGAAGAACGAGCGGGATGCCGAGGACCTGGTGCAGGACACCTGTATGAGGGCCTACCGCTTCTTCGACAAGTTCGAGCGCGGCACCAACATCAAGGCCTGGCTCTTCAAGATCCTCACCAACACCTTCATCAACCGCTACCGGCGCAAGGTGAAGGAGCGCAGCGTGGTGGAGGGCGTGGAGCGTGAGGCGGTGCACGAGCGCTTCGTGAGCCGGGACGCGACGGACTTCGCGGCCAACCCCGAGCAGTACTTCTTCGATCGCCTCCTGTCGGACGACGTGCTGCGCGCCATCGACGCGCTGCCCATCGACTTCCGGCTGGTGGTCATCCTCGCGGACCTGCAGGAGTTCTCCTACAAGGAGATCGCCGAGATCCTCGAGTGCCCCGTGGGAACGGTGATGAGCCGGCTCTTCCGCGGACGCAAGCTGCTGCAGAAGACGCTGCGCGAGTACGCCGAGGGCACTGGCGTGCTGCGTCAAGAGGGGAACGTCGAGGGCGCGGGCACCAATGGTGCCGCCAACGCGGACTCTCCGACGAGCCTCGACGAATATCGCCGCAGGAAGAAGGTGGGGTAG